The proteins below are encoded in one region of Lactuca sativa cultivar Salinas chromosome 3, Lsat_Salinas_v11, whole genome shotgun sequence:
- the LOC111885310 gene encoding non-specific lipid-transfer protein AP10 → MKGATVAMLAMIAMALLMVHQTEAINCGDLVTMLRPCVGYLQSGGTPTNECCNGARRLQGATQSQADRRTACNCAKSAAGQFKVRQDTATSLPGKCGISSTIPINPSVDCNRIP, encoded by the exons ATGAAAGGAGCAACTGTAGCAATGTTGGCAATGATAGCCATGGCTCTACTCATGGTGCACCAAACTGAAGCCATTAACTGCGGTGACCTTGTTACCATGCTCCGACCATGTGTAGGCTACCTGCAGTCAGGTGGTACACCAACGAATGAATGTTGTAATGGTGCCAGGCGACTTCAGGGAGCCACCCAGAGCCAAGCTGACAGGCGAACTGCTTGCAATTGTGCCAAGAGTGCCGCCGGACAATTCAAGGTTAGGCAGGATACCGCCACTAGCCTTCCCGGAAAGTGTGGAATCTCTAGCACCATTCCAATCAATCCTAGCGTCGACTGTAACAG GATTCCTTGA